The Chryseobacterium nakagawai genome has a segment encoding these proteins:
- a CDS encoding acyltransferase family protein: MAEQKNRILVLDGLRGLAILLVFLFHGYYIWEKNYPFGGLYKDNILVKYGDLGVQLFFLISGFVILMSMEKTPGFIQFIKNRWVRLFPSMLLCSLIIYITAGFFSERPLGIPELKSLLPGILFVDEGLLERIFKTDFPVLESSFWSLYIEVKFYVIFGALYYLFKRNLALLGIFIIYLVAVFYQILEFHHLLPLELLKFKAYIGNFVYFGWFVSGALIYIYYKERDKRYLYAFVVATICAMFYMYRLQDMTRNLYLMILVLIFIGALFWDKMERFFSMRLFTFVGFVSYPVYLLHENMMISWMVKIDKHIPVPYWLLPIISFSLVIPVAYLVAEYLEPPIQKKLKIWLKNIK; encoded by the coding sequence ATGGCTGAACAGAAAAATAGAATATTAGTTTTAGATGGTTTAAGAGGGCTTGCTATATTGTTGGTTTTTCTTTTCCACGGATACTATATTTGGGAGAAAAATTACCCTTTTGGTGGCTTGTATAAAGACAATATCCTGGTAAAATATGGAGATCTTGGAGTACAGCTGTTTTTTTTGATATCAGGGTTTGTCATTCTGATGTCAATGGAAAAGACACCAGGCTTTATCCAGTTTATTAAAAACAGATGGGTGAGACTTTTTCCAAGTATGTTGCTATGTTCTTTAATTATCTATATAACTGCCGGATTCTTTTCTGAGAGGCCTTTGGGAATTCCGGAGCTTAAATCTCTACTTCCGGGAATTCTATTCGTAGATGAGGGGCTGCTTGAACGTATTTTTAAAACAGATTTTCCCGTTTTGGAATCATCGTTCTGGTCTTTATATATTGAAGTGAAATTTTATGTGATTTTTGGAGCGCTTTATTATCTGTTTAAAAGAAATCTGGCATTGCTGGGAATCTTTATTATTTATTTGGTAGCTGTATTCTATCAGATCCTGGAATTCCATCATTTGCTTCCTTTGGAATTGTTGAAGTTTAAGGCTTACATTGGGAATTTTGTATATTTTGGATGGTTTGTTTCAGGTGCATTAATCTATATTTACTATAAAGAAAGAGATAAACGATATCTGTATGCATTTGTTGTAGCCACAATATGCGCTATGTTTTATATGTACAGGCTTCAGGATATGACGAGAAATTTATATCTTATGATACTGGTTCTTATTTTTATAGGGGCATTATTCTGGGATAAAATGGAACGTTTCTTTTCTATGAGACTATTCACGTTTGTTGGTTTCGTAAGTTATCCTGTTTATCTATTGCATGAAAATATGATGATCTCATGGATGGTAAAGATAGATAAGCATATTCCTGTTCCCTATTGGCTTCTGCCCATTATTTCTTTTTCGCTTGTTATTCCTGTAGCCTATCTTGTGGCAGAATATCTTGAACCCCCGATTCAGAAAAAATTAAAAATATGGCTTAAAAATATAAAATAA
- a CDS encoding EpsG family protein: protein MSLLHPYYIIAIIYMLIFSFHEVYSGKSNKGALYVLAVYLVIIAGFRDDVGPDYGSYVGIYVYSDTKDYLSIFLSALSIKGPQVVEQEWLYVLINKILLNIFDAPFYMLTFVVAALVTFFKTKFVEENTHYPFTFLLFVFIPGFFIGESGQIRQNLGCFMAYWAIRYIKERNLWMYLLWIYLAAGIHNVCYLMLPMYWVARIPLNKMWMLIFILISVFLSPFEVYRYFGDLLGSIASENTLVDGFNGYVNESVERLNGGFGIPEVMLAICTAFLFIFDTKMKEKYPYYEYHRNYTVIGICFYFIFRNNPIFSSRLTGTFLAFSYILIPNTMFVVSKGMRAAIHSFIIFLVIFNFVVFSIFKNITAGRFTIDLYHNHILP from the coding sequence ATGAGTTTATTGCACCCATATTATATCATTGCAATCATCTATATGTTGATTTTCAGTTTTCACGAAGTGTATTCCGGGAAATCGAATAAAGGGGCATTGTATGTTTTGGCGGTATATCTTGTTATTATTGCGGGATTTCGTGATGATGTAGGACCGGATTATGGAAGTTATGTAGGTATCTATGTATATTCAGATACAAAAGATTATTTGAGTATTTTTCTTTCGGCACTTTCAATAAAAGGGCCTCAGGTTGTAGAGCAGGAGTGGCTCTATGTGTTGATTAATAAGATTCTTCTCAATATTTTTGATGCGCCCTTTTACATGCTTACCTTTGTAGTTGCGGCACTTGTAACGTTTTTTAAAACAAAATTTGTTGAAGAGAATACACACTATCCTTTTACCTTTTTACTTTTTGTCTTTATTCCAGGGTTCTTCATTGGGGAGAGTGGGCAGATCAGACAAAATTTAGGATGTTTTATGGCGTATTGGGCCATTCGGTATATCAAAGAGCGGAATTTGTGGATGTATCTTCTGTGGATCTATCTCGCAGCAGGAATTCATAATGTTTGTTATCTGATGCTTCCGATGTATTGGGTAGCTAGAATTCCACTGAATAAAATGTGGATGCTTATTTTTATTCTGATATCCGTATTCCTTTCTCCATTTGAGGTTTATCGCTACTTTGGGGATTTATTGGGAAGTATAGCATCTGAAAACACATTGGTAGATGGTTTCAACGGTTATGTTAATGAATCCGTAGAGAGGCTGAACGGAGGGTTTGGGATTCCGGAAGTCATGTTAGCGATTTGTACAGCCTTCCTCTTTATTTTTGATACGAAAATGAAAGAAAAATATCCTTATTACGAATACCACCGGAATTATACCGTAATAGGAATATGTTTTTACTTTATCTTTAGAAATAACCCTATCTTTTCATCCAGATTAACAGGTACTTTCCTAGCATTTTCCTATATTTTAATTCCGAATACAATGTTTGTGGTTTCTAAAGGGATGAGAGCTGCAATACACAGTTTCATAATATTTTTGGTGATTTTTAACTTTGTGGTATTCTCCATATTTAAAAATATTACGGCAGGAAGATTTACAATAGATCTTTATCATAACCATATTCTTCCGTAA